Proteins encoded in a region of the Pseudomonas viciae genome:
- a CDS encoding efflux RND transporter periplasmic adaptor subunit: MFRYVLPLVVPVSLAFLLSACGHDEPVPVAVRPAMVVKPQPSAQAMDSYPGEVRARFEPDLAFRIGGKVSRRLVEEGQRVKANQALAELDPEDVRLQLEATRAQVAAAEANLNLVRAERDRYKTLLDRQMVSRSQYDNAENLYRSGAARLKQIKAEFDVANNQASYSVLRAPQDGVVARRSVEVGQVVSAGQTVFTLATDGEREVLISLPEQGFGRFKIGQPVSVELWSQPDQLFSGRIRELSPSADPKSRTFAARVAFTAGSVPAELGQSARVFIQTADKVSLSVPLSALTAENGATYVWVVNANNTLKKVPVRVGAFGEKSVPVLEGLGPDDWVVAAGVHVLLDGQQVRPVDRSNRVVNLAAKE, encoded by the coding sequence ATGTTCCGCTATGTCCTGCCCCTCGTCGTGCCAGTCAGCCTGGCTTTCTTATTGTCTGCGTGTGGGCATGACGAGCCGGTGCCCGTCGCCGTGCGCCCCGCCATGGTGGTGAAACCACAGCCTTCAGCCCAGGCGATGGACAGTTATCCCGGTGAAGTACGGGCACGTTTCGAGCCTGACCTGGCGTTTCGTATTGGTGGCAAAGTGAGCCGACGACTGGTCGAAGAGGGGCAGCGGGTCAAGGCCAACCAGGCGTTGGCCGAACTCGATCCCGAGGATGTGCGTCTGCAACTGGAAGCAACCCGGGCCCAGGTCGCTGCCGCCGAGGCCAACCTGAACCTAGTGCGCGCCGAGCGTGACCGCTACAAAACCTTGCTGGATCGGCAGATGGTCAGTCGCTCCCAGTACGACAATGCCGAAAACCTGTACCGTTCTGGTGCCGCGCGGCTCAAGCAGATCAAAGCCGAGTTTGACGTCGCCAACAATCAGGCCAGTTACTCGGTATTGCGTGCCCCTCAGGATGGCGTGGTTGCCCGGCGTTCGGTGGAGGTTGGACAGGTGGTGTCGGCCGGTCAAACGGTGTTCACCCTGGCCACCGACGGCGAGCGTGAAGTGCTGATCAGCCTGCCGGAACAAGGTTTCGGTCGGTTCAAGATCGGCCAGCCGGTTTCGGTAGAGCTTTGGAGTCAGCCCGATCAGCTTTTCAGCGGTCGTATTCGTGAGCTGTCTCCGTCTGCCGACCCGAAATCCCGCACGTTCGCCGCCCGTGTCGCTTTCACCGCCGGCAGCGTTCCGGCTGAGCTGGGCCAGAGTGCCAGGGTGTTTATCCAGACCGCCGACAAGGTTTCGCTGTCGGTGCCATTGTCGGCCCTGACCGCCGAGAACGGCGCGACGTATGTCTGGGTGGTCAACGCCAACAACACCCTGAAAAAAGTCCCGGTGCGCGTCGGCGCCTTCGGCGAAAAAAGCGTTCCGGTGCTGGAAGGCCTGGGCCCCGATGATTGGGTGGTGGCAGCAGGTGTGCATGTGCTCCTCGACGGCCAGCAGGTGCGGCCGGTGGATCGCTCCAACCGCGTGGTCAACCTGGCGGCCAAGGAGTAA